The nucleotide sequence GTTGTTGATGGCTGCGTCGGTGCTGGTCACCGTCCCTCTGGTCATCCTGGTGCTGATCTTCCAACGCCGGATCGTTTCCGGCCTCACCGCCGGCGCGTTGAAGGGCTGATGCCCCATAAAGACAAGGAACCCCATCGTGAGCAAATTGAAACTGCACAACGTGAACAAACAGTTGGGTGGCATGCGCATTCTTCGTGACGTCAGCCTGGATATTGCGGCGGGTGAGTTCGTGGTGTTCGTCGGCCCTTCCGGTTGCGGAAAATCGACCCTGCTACGACTGATCGCCGGACTGGACTCGATCTGCGCTGGCGACCTGCTGATCGACGGACGCCGGGTCAACGACCTGGAGCCACGGGAGCGTGGCGTCGGCATGGTGTTCCAGTCGTATGCGCTGTACCCGCACATGACCGTGTACGACAACATCAGCTTCGGACTCAAACTGGCCAAGACCGAAAAGACCAGCCTGCGCGAACGTGTGCTGAAAACCGCGCAGATCCTGCAGTTGGACAAACTCCTGCAACGCAAACCCAAGGAACTGTCGGGCGGACAGCGTCAGCGGGTGGCCATGGGCAGGGCCATGGCGAGAGAGCCAGACATCCTGTTGTTCGATGAACCGCTGTCCAACCTGGATGCCTCCCTGCGAGTGCAGATGCGCAACGAAATCGCCCGGCTGCACGCCCGGCTGGGTTCGACCGTGATCTACGTCACCCACGATCAGGTCGAGGCGATGACCCTGGCCGACAAGATTGTCGTGCTCAACGGAGGGCGCATTGAACAGATCGGCTCACCG is from Pseudomonas sp. B21-056 and encodes:
- a CDS encoding ABC transporter ATP-binding protein codes for the protein MSKLKLHNVNKQLGGMRILRDVSLDIAAGEFVVFVGPSGCGKSTLLRLIAGLDSICAGDLLIDGRRVNDLEPRERGVGMVFQSYALYPHMTVYDNISFGLKLAKTEKTSLRERVLKTAQILQLDKLLQRKPKELSGGQRQRVAMGRAMAREPDILLFDEPLSNLDASLRVQMRNEIARLHARLGSTVIYVTHDQVEAMTLADKIVVLNGGRIEQIGSPRELYERPASRFVAGFLGSPRMNFIPAFLHSPGETSLVESLVLGKTSLPFDSSTLAADTQLSLGIRPEHVTLEAAQGGAGVVVTGVEYLGSETYVHVDTGQDEPLMCRCEVNAGWQIGDRVKLRLEIDNLHLFDADGLALKRHAIETLPDGIPLRPAPAGAL